GACCCTGGCCTCCTGCGCCCCCAAGTACACGGCCGCAACGGCCAAACCCGTCAGCGAGCTGAGCTGTGCGGAGATCAAGGACGAGCAGGTCAAGCTGGCGAGCATCCGCGCCGACGCCGAGAGCAAGAAGGGCGTCAGCAAGGAAAACGTCCTGTGGGCCCTGTTCTTCTGGCCCGGCGCCGTCGTCAACGAGATGGACAACCGCGACGTGATCGCCAAAGTGGACGCCCGCGACGCCGATCTGATCAAGGCGGCCAGCGCCAAGGGCTGCAAGTAACCACAACCAGGACTGCATGCCCCCTCCCCCACTGCCGGGCGGAGGGGGTGTTCATTTGGTCTTGACGTTGCGGGGGTGGGACATTCCGCGTGCCCGGTGGGGGCAGCATGGGCGTCTATGCCCGCGCCGCGCCCCCACCCTGCCCTGCCTGCGCGGACGCGGGAGGCACTGGAATTCCTGGCGCTGTACCACCACGAGACGGGCCTGCCGGGCCTGCGGGACAGGCAGGCGGAGGTGTACCGCACGGGCGGCGTGACGCTGAGCGCGGCGGAACTGACGCACGGAGCGCGGGTGGCGTGGCGCAACAGTACGCGCTGCGTGGGCCGCCTGCCCTGGATGACGCTGGACGTGCGTGACCTGCGGCACGTGACGAGCCCGGAGGAGGTGTTCACGCACCTGCTGGCCCACCTGCGCGAGGGGTTCAACGGTGGGCGCATCCGGCCGACCATGAGTGTGTTCGGTCCGGACGTGCGGGTGCACAACGATCAGCTGATCCGCTACGCCGGGTACCGCCAGCCGGACGGCTCCGTGATCGGCGATCCGCAGAACGTGGCGCTGACCGATCACCTGCGCCGCCTGGGCTGGGCGGGCGGGCCGGGCACCCCCTTCGACGTGCTGCCCCTGGCCATCGAGGGCGAGGGGCGCGTGGCGCTATTCGATCTTCCGGCGGACG
This genomic window from Deinococcus sedimenti contains:
- a CDS encoding nitric oxide synthase oxygenase, translating into MPAPRPHPALPARTREALEFLALYHHETGLPGLRDRQAEVYRTGGVTLSAAELTHGARVAWRNSTRCVGRLPWMTLDVRDLRHVTSPEEVFTHLLAHLREGFNGGRIRPTMSVFGPDVRVHNDQLIRYAGYRQPDGSVIGDPQNVALTDHLRRLGWAGGPGTPFDVLPLAIEGEGRVALFDLPADAVQEVMITHPTCPEVGALGLRWHALPVISNMTLEVAGQSFPCAPFNGWYLQTEIAARNLVDRDRYDALPAVAAALGLDTTSRRSLWQDRALLELNVAVLHSFDRAGVRIADHHGVTAQFVHFEEQERRAGRQVRGRWSWLIPPMSPATTPVWHRSYHDEEERPNFTVQTPAWREARPGVCPFHS